The Sebastes fasciatus isolate fSebFas1 chromosome 4, fSebFas1.pri, whole genome shotgun sequence genome window below encodes:
- the amn1 gene encoding protein AMN1 homolog gives MQSCAWMNGQQRQVGPPTQSSQDSFTHNTTRNQQAGTANISWQYGTAKTGVRPPHNANLNYRDGAYSNRQPSNWQTSAVPHQAVSSQQSAGGNNYYLKMFLTGNLPHSSANTQSGYPGLPVTCVVQQDQNSSTQSPPNMVEVNTTYPQQNMSAHWNQSVRVQSMRTRMSTMDGNVVSDLQYCRDKNSLFHNGQSTKPVSAYTTTATSLPREEVTYTGTYRQTAHNNNPKQNVPQLRYSPPSYNTAVSQSFRNNSITTNSSSNGHHFLVSSMSPKTQQYSTHNSWGEATSSINSNSYSRQYEASLLFSKTNGLPLNPAVDTQQEMRQKIAKIEDYLRNPSTAGTDGRPPVNTNSPHGQQQFGSKVRITASNQNMQPVTSTVTETYNLNAFQSLPLNSGQYLPKTTHSVMSTQHSLDVPSVVTATQDGSKALVPKKIVGSLSDVSQLMQLPEGISPQRKETQSSVANNREKLEMLSSVKANDSSIHLSPGRTRAVAVVQPLSQESYQVASKQISPNTISKLPEDTATDVSLSNPEKLFISPYNKQDGPGVGPYLYLENPNQMRYSKSAIRQSAASNDGTIVSSSNTAGPQDLSKKQLCADDTGSELAIDIQVDQRVAPTAQQSVTSKVTMNESGEKDESEMPTDPKEVLDLSSVPTTPWMLATLNKLIQDGEKAQMELNDCSEFSTLRKLLSMFWDCNLKKLLHDLKTCLYKDCVAGIEKFCSEHETPDSVILSQVESGFGKQLESYHVLKDNDVYSERPYKSSWLNINEQLDDIDKDFDFPWSLKRRLHTLESDSQSDQVKTDDGIPVQIASEVSNKMLSSIKLEPVDSSEEKQDSTVEAISTQTASPNKVQSDFSDPYSFEIQVLPPEEAKVIFEQVQSKLPQSMDTDNQPEIVTNSSAESELPRITDAPLSDRKLENESFCPIEEVCCIERLKEIIWGSNTASLSKCQCKYKQSHKDVTEKTMVKEEVAVQKKDELCAIRSDSKFHSATEGENQAKGKDNDSYQVMTFDWPELCNELSHTIDLTEDDNKPHSYSDKEPQNVSQRSINSSQLSIILISKNEDHLSSLENEFRKQIPDLENESSQSSGSDEKETKKISRSATEIQSDPEVGCVQDQLRFIGNAQSCTSDSSDKELENLSSSESEVASEVSALEEHSEAAQVISTNEEESSLETEEETEISVTGARQTTWSGKHETAERKGKRLSSHDRFFPVFKKSKKFHVLEGASKCGKIFLDETDGELSASNIRTVELVLFGSTPQDKRVLTGSRKSHVSSPNAVFDAVPSPPLVLTVNLSPMKRKSRKTISTWEFSVKQLYKKWKISLPPTKIRRRSKLKAQKCSSFGGSLKKADTVGPANNEELPFSSEMRIWNKKTKPCLTLKRRWSLSNRLKRGEEKTENHTITLNQPADQERSEAENGSHAVMPLQNSDVLKFSVLPNSFSFKDGYNGTKETKDPVPDKPEFVEGKNKSHNNTVMRARGTWYSIPERKCFSPPVPKTDSIFHEFQKKYKEKTLTPIINE, from the exons ATGCAGTCTTGTGCATGGATGAACGGACAGCAGAGACAGGTTGGACCACCTACACAATCCTCACAGGATTCCTTCACCCACAACACAACGAGGAATCAGCAAGCTGGGACTGCAAATATCTCATGGCAGTACGGGACAGCGAAAACGGGAGTCCGACCACCACATAATGCAAATTTGAACTATCGCGATGGAGCTTACTCTAACAGGCAGCCATCAAATTGGCAGACCTCAGCAGTTCCTCATCAGGCAGTTTCTTCTCAGCAGTCAGCTGGAGGGAACAATTAttatctgaaaatgtttttaacagGCAATCTGCCACACTCATCTGCTAATACGCAAAGTGGATACCCTGGTTTGCCGGTCACTTGTGTAGTTCAGCAAGATCAGAACTCCTCGACCCAGAGTCCACCCAACATGGTGGAAGTAAACACTACGTACCCTCAGCAAAACATGTCAGCACATTGGAACCAGTCAGTGAGAGTACAATCAATGAGGACACGTATGAGCACAATGGATGGTAACGTTGTGTCTGATCTCCAATATTGTAGGGATAAGAATAGCTTGTTTCACAATGGACAGTCGACTAAACCTGTTTCAGCATACACTACAACAGCTACCTCACTTCCACGTGAAGAGGTGACTTACACTGGCACCTACAGACAGACTGCTCATAACAACAATCCCAAGCAAAATGTTCCTCAGCTTCGCTACTCCCCTCCAAGTTATAATACAGCTGTATCTCAGTCTTTCAGAAACAACAGCATTACAACAAACTCATCATCAAATGGACATCATTTTCTCGTTTCCAGCATGAGTCCGAAAACCCAACAATACTCAACACATAACAGCTGGGGAGAGGCCACCTCCTCCATTAACTCAAATTCATATAGCAGGCAGTATGAAGCCAGCCTTCTCTTCTCAAAAACAAATGGGCTTCCCTTAAATCCTGCTGTTGATACACAACAGGAAATGCGCCAAAAGATTGCAAAAATTGAGGACTATCTACGTAATCCATCCACTGCTGGCACAGATGGTCGTCCTCCAGTGAATACTAATTCACCTCACGGACAACAGCAGTTTGGCAGCAAGGTCAGAATAACGGCGTCCAATCAAAATATGCAACCTGTGACATCGACTGTAACGGAAACATATAACTTGAATGCCTTCCAGTCCTTACCACTcaattctggacaatatttgcctaAAACAACCCACAGTGTTATGTCCACACAGCATAGCTTAGATGTGCCATCTGTCGTCACAGCAACACAAGATGGAAGTAAGGCATTGGTTCCTAAAAAAATTGTTGGATCTTTAAGTGATGTATCTCAACTGATGCAGTTGCCTGAGGGCATTTCACCACAGAGAAAGGAGACCCAATCATCTGTGGCAAACAATCGTGAAAAGCTTGAAATGCTCTCATCTGTCAAGGCAAATGACAGCTCCATTCACTTATCTCCTGGCCGCACAAGAGCTGTAGCTGTCGTGCAACCATTGTCACAGGAAAGTTACCAGGTTGCCAGCAAGCAGATCAGTCCTAACACAATCAGTAAATTGCCTGAGGACACTGCAACAGATGTATCTTTGAGTAACCCTgagaaattatttatttcaccATATAACAAACAGGATGGACCTGGAGTAGGACCTTATCTTTACCTGGAAAACCCAAATCAAATGAGGTACAGCAAATCTGCAATCAGGCAATCAGCAGCATCCAATGATGGTACCATTGTGTCATCTTCAAATACAGCTGGGCCTCAAGACTTGTCGAAAAAACAGTTATGTGCAGATGACACAGGATCTGAGCTGGCTATTGACATACAAGTAGACCAGCGTGTTGCACCAACTGCTCAACAATCAGTAACCTCCAAAGTGACAATGAACGAAAGCGGTGAGAAGGATGAAAGTGAGATGCCAACAGATCCAAAGGAGGTTTTAGATCTTTCCTCAGTCCCAACAACCCCATGGATGCTTGCCACGTTAAATAAGTTGATACAGGATGGCGAAAAAGCTCAGATGGAGTTAAATGATTGTTCTGAGTTTTCTACTCTACGCAAATTATTAAGCATGTTTTGGGATTGCAACTTAAAAAAATTGTTACATGACCTCAAGACTTGCTTGTACAAGGATTGTGTCGCTGGTATTGAAAAATTCTGCAGCGAACATGAAACACCAGACTCTGTCATACTGTCACAAGTAGAGAGCGGCTTTGGGAAGCAGCTCGAGAGCTACCATGTCCTCAAAGATAATGACGTTTACTCAGAACGGCCCTACAAGTCATCATGGTTGAATATTAATGAGCAGCTTGATGACATTGACAAAGATTTTGACTTCCCGTGGTCTTTGAAGCGTCGTCTTCACACGCTCGAGAGTGACAGCCAGTCAGATCAGGTCAAGACAGACGACGGCATTCCTGTACAAATTGCAAGTGAGGTGTCAAACAAGATGTTGTCATCGATAAAGCTTGAACCAGTTGACTCaagtgaagaaaaacaagactCCACTGTTGAAGCCATTTCAACACAAACTGCCTCTCCTAATAAAGTGCAGAGTGATTTCAGTGACCCATATTCATTTGAAATCCAAGTTTTGCCTCCAGAAGAGGCCAAAGTTATCTTTGAGCAAGTACAAAGCAAACTGCCACAAAGTATGGACACGGACAACCAGCCAGAGATAGTCACGAATAGCTCTGCGGAGAGTGAGCTACCTAGGATTACAGATGCCCCATTGAGTGACCGAAAACTGGAGAATGAGTCATTCTGTCCAATAGAAGAGGTTTGCTGCATTGAAAGGTTGAAGGAAATAATTTGGGGGTCAAACACTGCTTCTTTAAGTAAATGCCAGTGCAAGTACAAGCAAAGTCATAAAGATGTCACTGAGAAGACCATGGTCAAGGAAGAGGTGGCAGTACAAAAGAAAGATGAACTGTGTGCGATCAGGTCTGACAGTAAATTCCACTCTGCCACAGAAGGAGAGAATCAAGCGAAGGGCAAGGACAACGACAGCTATCAGGTCATGACATTTGACTGGCCTGAGCTATGCAATGAACTCAGTCACACCATTGACTTAACCGAAGATGACAACAAACCTCACTCCTATTCTGACAAAGAACCACAGAATGTTTCCCAGAGAAGCATAAATAGTAGCCAGTTGAGTATTATTCTCATAAGTAAAAATGAAGATCATCTGTCCAGCCTTGAAAATGAATTTCGAAAGCAGATACCAGACTTGGAAAATGAAAGCAGCCAATCAAGCGGTTCAGACGAGAAAGAAACCAAAAAAATCTCCAGAAGTGCAACTGAAATTCAATCGGATCCTGAAGTGGGTTGTGTACAAGATCAGTTGAGATTTATAGGAAATGCGCAGTCATGTACTTCGGACAGCAGTGACAAAGAACTTGAAAATCTCTCTAGCAGCGAAAGTGAAGTTGCCAGTGAGGTGTCAGCCCTCGAAGAACATTCTGAAGCAGCTCAGGTGATATCTACAAATGAGGAAGAGTCATCATTGGAAACTGAAGAGGAAACTGAAATTAGTGTGACCGGTGCCCGACAGACAACTTGGAGTGGTAAACATGAAACTGCTGAAAGAAAGGGGAAGAGACTAAGCAGTCATGATAGATTTTTCCCAGTTTTTAAGAAATCAAAGAAATTCCATGTCCTTGAGGGTGCTTCAAAATGTGGGAAGATTTTTCTTGATGAGACTGATGGTGAACTTTCAGCCTCAAACATTCGAACTGTAGAACTGGTACTGTTTGGCTCAACACCACAAGATAAGCGTGTTTTAACTGGCAGCAGAAAGAGCCATGTTTCATCTCCAAATGCTGTGTTTGATGCAGTACCAAGTCCTCCACTAGTTCTGACTGTGAATCTCAGTCCCATGAAGAGAAAGTCCAGGAAAACTATCTCAACATGGGAATTTTCAGTCAAACAGCTTTACAAAAAATGGAAGATAAGTTTACCACCAACTAAAATCAGGCGCAGAAGCAAACTGAAAGCACAGAAGTGTAGTTCATTTGGGGGGAGTCTCAAGAAAGCTGATACGGTCGGGCCCGCCAACAATGAGGAGCTGCCATTTTCCTCTGAAATGAGGATCTGGAATAAAAAAACTAAGCCCTGCTTGACACTGAAGAGGAGGTGGTCCCTCTCAAACAGACTCAAACGTGGAGAGGAGAAGACAGAGAACCACACCATCACACTCAACCAGCCTGCTGATCAAGAGAGAAGTGAGGCTGAAAATGGAAGCCATGCTGTCATGCCCCTCCAGAATAGCGATGTCCTGAAGTTCAGTGTCTTACCCAATTCCTTCAGCTTCAAAGATGGATACAATGGGACAAAGGAAACCAAAGATCCCGTCCCAG ACAAGCCTGAGTTTGTTGAAGGAAAGAACAAGAGCCACAATAATACTGTCATGAGGGCCAGAG GTACATGGTATTCAATCCCTGAGAGGAAGTGTTTTTCGCCTCCCGTTCCCAAGACTGACAGCATCTTCCATGAGTTTCAGAAGAAATACAAGGAGAAGACGCTGACACCCATCATTAATGAGTAA